The Saimiri boliviensis isolate mSaiBol1 chromosome 12, mSaiBol1.pri, whole genome shotgun sequence nucleotide sequence gcccagctaattttttgtatttttagtagagacggggtttcaccatgttgaccaggatggtctcgatctcttgacctcgtgatccacccgcctcggcctcccaaagtgctgggattacaggcttgagccaccgcgcctggcccgattatcccaattttgttggcaacatccaaagcattGTAATTAGGAGCCAGTGGAACATATGCCTTCTTCTCATCGGGCCGAATCACTGtgttgaccttggccacatcaatgtaatagagcttcttcacagcctgtttgatACGGTGTTGGTTGCTTTACTATCCAcaatgaacacaagtgtgttgtCTTCCATCTTCTTCGTGGCCAACTCAGTGGAAACTTGATGATGGCATAGTGGTCAAGCTTGTTGTCCTGGGGGCAGTCTTCTGAGGATACCTGGGCTGCCTCCTGAGTCGCAGTGTCTTGGGCTGCCAAGGTGGGTGATATgcagatcttctttttttttgtggctgtggctacctttcaacactgccttGTTGGTCTTTAGAGTCTTTGGCTTTAGGAGATGCAGGAGCTTCCTTCTTTGCCTTCGGAGCCGTCTTGTgaaaagttcatttatttatttttgagacggagtctcattctgttacccaggttggagcactgtgctgtgatcttggctcactgcaacctccatcttctgggttcacgCGAtcctgggaccacagatgtgagccaccacatctggctaatttttgtatttttgacagagacagggtttcaccatgttgtccagactggtctcaaactcctcagttcaaatgctcccacctcagcatcccaaagtgctgggactacatgtgtgagccactgaacctgggcCAGAAACAACTTaagtataaataataatacatttatactGTAGAACTGGTGCTAAAAGCTTAGTGAATATTTAGCTAGTGAAGGGATTAATAtattgttacattaaaaaaagcGGTAAAACCATATATACAGATTGATCACATATTGAACAAAAGACCCATTTGTGCCcctatatatttttccattcataGAAAAAAAGCATTAATGAATACATACTAAAAGTAacaaggagccgggcgcggtggctcaagcctgtaatcccagcactttcggaggccgaggtgggtggatcacaaggtcaagagatcgagaccatcctggtcaacaaggtgaaaccccgtctctactaaaaatacaaaaaattagctgggcatggtggtgcgtgcctgtaatcccagctactcaggaggctgaggcaggagaattgcctgaacccaggaggcggaggttgcggtgagccgagatcgtgccattgcactccagcctgggtaacaagagcaaaaactccgtcaaaaaaaaaaaaaaaaaaaaagtaacaagggGTTAAATCTGGGCATTAGAACTGTAATTTGCAGGCCCAGTACATTTTTTACTCTATacagttttgtactttttaaaataatttttatgcttttgtaataaagttatttaaaaatagaaaactggctgggcgcgggggctcacgcctgtaatcccagcactttgggagaccgaggtgggcggatcacaaggtcaagagatggagaccatcctggccagctaggtgaaacctggtctctactaaaatacaaaaattagctgggcgtggtggtgagcgcctgtagttccagctacttgggaggctgaggcaggagaattgcttgaacccgggaggcggaggttgcagtgagccgagatcacgcgactgcactctagcctagtgactagtgagacactgtctcaaaaaaaaaaaaaaaaaaaaaaagagagagagagaaaaccaatATTAAGTAGCTTTTAAGTGGCAAACAAATGAAGAGTAGAGACAGTGATGGACTGTAGAGATACAGAGCAGGGGATAACCAAAGTCTTTCCTAGATTAAATAGGGCATGAAATGTTTTGAGGTGCCAGGTATTCCAGGCCAATACAAAGGCAGGAGAACACCTGTTGTCTTTGGGGAACAGCAAGGAGACCTGGAGCAGCAATAACAAATTTGATCAAGAGAAGGCAACGTAGGTTTCTGGGTAGCAGCAGAGAGAGCGGAGAATGCGGTATTTTTCCGATTAAATTTGCAGTACTGCCGCAGTATGGGATTAGGTGAGGGTTAGCGCTTGGAGCGCAAATGCCCACTAGGGGGTGGTGTTTCAAAACGTAGGCCCACTTGGACCCACTCGGACTAGGGTGAAAGTAACGTACAGCAGATAGAACGTCAGACAAAGAGGACGTTCCAACAGTTGGACAAGTTAACGAAAATAAAATACGCCAATGTTAACTTTCCCCTTACTGCTAAGCGCTCCCTAAATCGGTCTCCCAGTGTAACACGAAACTAAACCCTACAGGATGCCTGCAGCTATTGCCAGATGGTCCTCGCTTAAAGCGACTACTACTCCCAGGAACCTTCGCGTGAGGCCCGGGCTCTCTTTCAGCGTGCAAGTGGGTCTCGCCGCACTACTCTCTGGGATTCGTAGTCTTGCAGTGTCATTTGGGAGTTGTAGTTCTCTTCCCACAATCGGCAGGGCGAGGCGGCGCCGGCGATCAGAGCAGCGCTGGGTGTTCAGGGGCCAAGATGGCGGCGCGCCGGGGACGGAGAGACGGATTCGCGCCGCCCCCGAGTGGGGGCCCCGGCCCGGACCCCGGCGGGGGAGCCCGCGGCAGCGGTTGGGGGAGTCGGAGCCAAGCACCGTACGGAACTTTGGGCGCTGTGAGCGGCGGGGAGCAGGTAAGAGGCTGGCTGGCGGCCCGCGGCTGGCAGCAAAGCGGTGTGTGCCGGGCGGTGACACGTGGACGCCACAGGAAAGGGAGGAAGCGCCTGGGGGTCAATGCCAGGTGGCCTCGGGAGCCAAGTCCGACTCAGTGGACCTAGGCCGTTTGCTGGGGTTAGGCGGGCAAAGGCATCGTCTCTGCAGCCATTCCTGGGGGACGCCGGAGGTGCAGAGGCGGGTGTCGGAAACACGACCCGCGGTTGTGGGTCATGGGTTCGGACTTGGGGTCGAAGGCTGAGACCTCCCTGTAAGGATGCCCCGTGCGGCTCCCCGAGCTCTGCGCGGCAGTTCCCTTTTCGGAGCCACGTGGGGTGGGGGGAGCAATTTTCCCGGGAGAACTTGtctgcttcccctccccctctAGGCGGCCCCGGCATCCACGTGGGTCGGGCTCCTGGTGGAGGGGGGCGCGGGCCGCCGGTCCACGTGGGGGCGGGGAAGGAACGTCCACGTGGCTCGCGTCCCAGGCTGTCGGGCATCTACTATCGGCCTTGGAGCCTCCCTGACGCGAACTGGGTGTGTCTCCGCTGGTCCCGCCATCTCCTGCTGGGGCTAGAGGCCCGGGCTAGGAAGGAAGGTAAGGGCTGCTAGAGTCAACTTTGTTAAGAGCCTTGGAGTTTTTTTCCCCTACTGTTTAGGTCCGCAGCGTCTCTCCACTGCGGATGGTGAAGGACTCTCCAGATGTTCCGGGAGTTTGTTCCCTGCGGATGGAGGAGTGTGATGGGGAGGGTTagagggctgaggctggagggatgTGGAGGAGTGAGTTTGTGGCGCTTCTGTCTGACCGGCTTGGGGTGGGTTGTGAGTCATGGGCATTGCCGTTTTGGTTGCCTTGCAGTCCTGCCTTATTAGTGATTCAAGGGACATGGGGAGTGTCAACATATACCTGGGACAAGcttaagaaagggaaagggaatcCTCTCCTCCCCTCGCTTTTTTCCTGCAGCATCTCTTTTGGGAAGGCATGCTCTTGTAAACTGACGCACAGAAACTGGTGTGGTCCGTGTTTAAAGCTCTCTGGATTTTTTGCTGGGGATTTCTTGGCCTTCTAAAAGTGTTGTACTGCTCTACAGTGGAGGGCTTCTTAAAAGTTTCCACCCAGGGTGGAAGGGGGTAGGAATTAGTTTGAACTGTTATCTCTCTTAAACTATTAAGCTGAGTACTTGACAGCATTTTTTTGTATTACTAGTTGGGAGCTGGACTGCAGGCTACCTGGTAATGTGAGGTCCTGCAGACCAATCCAGGCCCTTGCCCAGGGGAGAATGGTTTCTGGGGCAAGAATTTGGGAGCGTTGATCCCTTCTCCCATACTTTCTCAGAGGTCACATCTTTTAGGGCTGGTGCTACCTACCTACCAGAGCCCCAGCGACTAGGCTGGAATCTCAAGACAATGCCCGCCTCTCTATGAACCATTTGTCTCCACCTCCATCAGGTGTCCAGTCAGAGACACACCCTCACCTCTGACCTCACCCATCACTCAATTCCCAAATAGCacagggaaggcaggaaggatcCAAGATCCAGCTATAACAAGAGTTAAGTGGTAATTTGGGATTGGAGAGGATCTCATGGAGAGATTGTCATTCCCTTCACCCCAAAACCAAAGATGGGCCTATGTGAGCTGGTCAGTCAACCAGTTATTTATTGAAATACCGTTATGTTTAGGCACAGGGAATAAACTGGTAAACCACACAAACACGGTCTTTACCCCTCAGGATCTATGTTTTAATCAGGATAGACCgataaaaataatgatgaatgAGACAAAAGTGCAGGATATTTGGGATCATGTAATTGGCAGTAGTGATCTACTTTTCGGGAGTCTGGAAAGGGACATTTAAAGCTGAGATGTTAAGACTGTGGAAAACCTTTAATCAGGGAATAGTGAAGGCCTCAAGGAGGAAGAGAATATGGCTTATTGGAGAAATTGAGACCTGTACTACGGAGTAGTGGGAGAGATCATGCTGGAGCAGAAGTCTGGTGGGGAAGACCAGAACCTTTATAAGCTTTATTAAAGAGTTTAAACCTAATGCTAGGAGCAGTACAGTGCCATTGAAGGCATTTAGGGAGGGTCTCAGGAAGTTGTCAGATAGGCATTAAAAAAGTTTCtgttgccgggcgtggtggctcaagcctgtaatcccagtactttgggaggccgaggcgggtggatcacaaggtcaagagatcgagaccatcctggtcaacatggtgaaaccccgtctctactaaaaatacaaaaaattagctgggcatggtggcacgtgcctgtaatcccagctactcaggaggctaaggcaggagaattgcctgaacccaggaggctgaggttgcggtaagccgagatcgcgccattgcacaccagccggggtaacaagagcaaaactccggctcaaaaaaaaaaaaaaaaaaaaaagtttctggccGTTTTTGAACCCTGGAGGGCGAAGGTTTGCTGGGGGAAAGCCAGTTGGGAGGTTGTTGAAGTTAGAGGAGCTGCTGGCTGGCTCACTTTCAGCCTGTGCTTAGCACTTGGGTGATCTTGGTACTCTGGGAGCTGTGCTATTTGGGAATTGAGTGATGGGTGAAGTCAGGTGTGGAGGTGTGTGTCTCACTGGACACCTGATGAAGGTGGAGATAAATGGATCATAGATTGTCTTGAGGTTCCAGCCTAGTTGCTGGGGTTCTGGTAGGTAGGTGGCAGGGCAAGTGGAGTTGCAGCCTCTTTGCTCACCCTGGAGTGTTTGCTGAGCCAGGTGCTATTCAGCCGCTGGTTTGTAATTATAGGATTGTGAAGCCCTGGGAGGAGTTAGTGCCTAAAACCTACCACCTTGCGCTTATTCTCTGGGCCTGGCCTCCTAACCTGTCCTTAACCAACCTTTCCTTTCCCTGGGCGTTGGTACTCAGCCCTGTTAGAAGGGTATATGTTGGCGGGGTTGTGGTTGGAGTGAGGGAAACacttgttgcttttttcttttggaagcgGTGCAGAATTTCCCATTGTtgcagaaggggaaagggaagttcTGGCTCGTCTGTATGTGATCCTTTTTACTTCATGTTTCTCAGCCCTTTTTACTTCATGTTTCCTATGCGATAGTTTCCCCTTATCCACAGTTTCTGTTACCTGCCATCAACAGGGGTCTAAAAATACATGAGTATAGTACAGTGAGATATTTTGAGAGCCAGAGAGAGATCACATTCGTATAgcttttattatagtatattaatTGGTCTATTAttgttaacttcttttttttttttgagacagagtttcactcttgttacccaggctggagtgcaatggcacaatctcggctcactgcaacctccgcctcctgggttcatgcagttctcctgcctcagcctcctgagtagctgggattacacgcgccaccatgcccagctaattttttatatttttagtagagacggggtttcaccatgttgaccaggatggcctcgatctcttgacctcatgatccacccgcctcggcctcccaaagtgctggaattacaggcttgagccaccgagcccggcttaTTGTTAACTTCTTAATTGTGCCTAAGTTATAAGTTAAACTTCATTGTTGGTATGTATTCTATATAGCAATACATACCAGTGTATTGATAGTATTAgtggtttcaggcatctactgggggtcttggaacgtATCCCTTGAGAATAAGGCGGTACTGCTGTAGCAGAGATCCCTGTGGCTCTGGCCTTACCAGTACCATTTTAGTTCCTtctggccctgcccacacccacattcttttttttttttttttattttgaggtagagtttcgctcttgttacccaggctggagtgcaatggtgcgatctcggctcaccgtaacctccgcctcctgggttcagacaattctcctgcctcagcctcctgagtagctgggattacaggcacgcgccaccatgcccagctaattttttgtatttttagtagagacgggatttcaccatattgaccagaatggtctcgatctcttgacctcgtgatccacctgcctcggcctcccaaagtgctgggagtacagacgtgagccactgcacccggccctttttttttttttttttttgagacggagtttcgctcttgttacccaggctggaatgcagtggtatgatctaggcTCGCTGCAggcttcacctcctgggctcaaatgattcacctgcctcagcctcctgagtagctgggattacagatatgtgctatcacacctggctaatttttgtatttttagtagagacggggtttcatcatgttggccaggctggtcttgaactcctgacctcaggtaatccacccgcctcagcctcccaaagtgctggggtgacaggtgtgagccactgcgcccggcctactccTGGGTTTTAATCTCCTGTGACTCTAGCTGTTTCTGGTTGGAGCCCAAACGTTTTTCTTCCCAGAAGGTCCTTGAAAACTGCCACCCTGGTGGGGGCTTTTGCTCTTAGGTTGtgcttctctctcccttgctAGTCCAGAAGTTTGGCGATGGTGGGGCTGCTGCTGAGTTTGGGCCCAGCAGTGGACGGTACCTGGTTTACGGAGCAAATCAATCGACAGCTGCCGGAGAGCTCATACCCTTCTCACCTTGTCTTCTGCTCCAGGTGCTGCTGCATGAGGAGGGGGGTGATTCTGGCTTTGTCAGTCTCTCTCGGCTGGGCCCATCGCTGAGGGACAAGGATCTGGAAATGGAGGAGCTAATGCTGCAGGATGAGACACTGTTGGGGACCATGCAGAGCTATATGGATGCCTCCCTCATCTCCCTCATTGAGGATTTTGGGAGCCTTGGAGAGGTGAGCTGGGGCTGGGCTTGGAAGTCTTCAAGTAGGAGCTTTATGTGGGAGGTGCTAGCTCAGATTCTTGGCATGGCTCTGCTCTCCCAGGACCTTAGCTGTTTCCTGGGTGCCCAACCTGAACcttaaagtgtattttttgtCTGTAAGTGGGAATGAGGTTGCAGGCTGCCAGATTATGTCCCATGTAAGAATTCCTTGCCTAACTTGGACTATAGTCCAAGGCCTTTCCCACTATCTGGGCCCCTGATCTACATGCCCAGAACGTTCTGATCTCTGGTTTTGAGCCCATTTCTAGCCTAGCCAATGGTTGTCTGCTGAGGATCCCACATCTTATTTGAGGGTAGAGGAATGTGAAACCCAGGCTTGAGTCAAGTCTGACAGGTCTCTGTTGATAGCAGAGAGGTGGGTGGATGGTAAATGAGATTGGAATCCATGTCTTCCGGTATTCAGATCCCTCTCACTCCCCTGTTAGCTgagttgaacctgggagactgacTCTCTTGATATCCAGTCCTTTTTAGTGGCATAGTAGGTCATTAGGGATGTTGGTAGGACCTTCTGGTTGTTTTTCTGGAGCAGAGCAGGTTATCTCTGGAGGACCAGAATGAAGTGTCGCTGCTCACAGCTCTGACGGAGATTTTGGACAATGCAGATTCTGAGAACCTTTCTCCATTTGACAGCATTCCTGACTCGGAGCTGCTTGTGTCACCTCGGGAGGGCTCCTCTGTGAGTCTGGGACCAGGGGAAGGGGATTGGTACAAAGTTTAGACCCATGCCTGTGGACCTACTCATATAGCTCTGAAGCATAGGCTTATATCAggtttttctctcccttttagCTGCACAAGCTGCTCACTCTCTCTCGGACACCCCCAGAACGTGACCTCCTCACTCCGGTTGACCCACTGGGGCCCAGCACAGGCAGCAGTAGAGGGAGCGGGGTAAGCCTGACCTAGGGGGCCTTAGAAACTCCCAAGTGCGAGGAGTGTATGGGGACAGGTCTGGAAAATACTTTCCCAGATGAAACTCCTCCTGAGACTTCTCTTCTCTCCTGCAGGTTGAAATGTCTCTTCCAGATCCTCCTTGGGACTTCTCCCCACCCTCTTTCTTGGAGACCTCTTCTCCTAAGCTTCCTAGCTGGAGACCCCCAAGATCAAGACCACGCTGGGGtcaatctccacctccccagcaGCGTAGTgatggagaagaggaggaagaggtggctaGCTTCAGTGGCCAGATTCTTGCTGGGGAGCTTGACAACTGTGTGAGCAGTATCCCAGACTTTCCCATGCATTTGGCATGCCCCGAGGAGGAAGATAAAGCAACAGCAGCAGAGATGGCAGTGCCAGCAGCTGGTGATGAGAGCATCTCCTCCCTGAGTGAGCTGGTGCGGGCCATGCACCCATACTGCCTGCCCAGCCTCACCCACCTGGCATCACTTGAGGATGAGCTTCAGGAGCAACCAGATGATTTGACACTGCCTGAGGGCTGTGTGGTGCTTGAGATTGTGGGGCAGGCAGCCACAGCCGGCGACGATCTGGAGATCCCAGTTGTAGTGCGACAGGTGCCTCCTGGACCCCAGCCTGTGCTCCTGGATGACTCACTAGAGGCTAGTTCTGCCTTGCAGCTGCTCATGCCTACACTGGAGTCAGAGACGGACGCTGCTGTGCCCAGTGTAGCCCTCTGCTCTGAGAAAGAGGGGTTGTCTTTGAACTCAGAGAAAAAATTGGACTCAGCCTGCTTATTGAAGCCCAGGGAGATGATGGAGCCAGTGGTGCCCAAGAAGCCTCAGAACCCACCTGCCAATGCAGCACCAGGTTCCCAGAGAGCTCGAAAGGGCAGGAAGAAGAAGAGCAAGGAGCAGCCAGCAGCCTGCGTGGAAGGCTatgccaggaggctgaggtcatcTTCTCGAGGGCAGTCTACTGTAGGTACGGAAGTGACCTCTCAGGCAGACAGCTTGCAGAAACAGCCTCAGGAGGAACTTGAAAGAGAGTCTAGGCCTCTCCAGGGTAAGGGGAAGCCCTGGGCTTGGGCTCGGGCCTGGGCCGCTGCCTTGGAGGATCCTGGCCCTGAGAACTTGGAGAGAAGTGCTAGACAATGTAGCCCTGCTAAAGAAGGTCCTCTAGACCTCCATCCCAGGCTGGCTGATACTATCCAAGCCAACCTTGTACCAACCCATCTGTCATTGGTCGACTCTGCCCAAGCCAGCCTTGTGCCAGTTGAGTCTGTCGAAGCTGGTCCCACTGCAGTTGGCCCTGTTCTGTCTGGCTCTGTGCCTGTTGACCCTGGGTTGGGTGACGTTGCTTCAACCAGCTCAGAACTGGTTCAGCCTCTCCCAGCTGAGCCAGTGCTGATTAACCCAGGTGTGGCCGACTCAGCGGCAGTTGATCCTGAAGTGGTTCCCATCTCAGATAACTTGTCACCGGTTGATGCCGTCCCATCTGACCCAGCACCAGTTGACCCTGTTCCTAAAGACCCGACTCCAGTTGACCCAGTGCTTGTTCGGTCCAGACCAACTGATCCCAGACGTGGTGCAGTGTTATCAGCCCTGGGGGCTTCAGCCCCCCAGCTCCTCCTGGAGTCAGAGTCCTTGGACCCACCAAAGACCATCATCCCTGAAGTCAAAGAGGTTGGGGATTCTCTGAAAATTGAAAGTGGTACCAGTGCTACAACCCACGAAGCCAGACCTCGGCCTCTTAGCTTATCTGAGTATCGGCGACGAAGGCAGCAACGCCaagcagaaacagaagagaagagtCCCCAGCCCCCAACTGGGAAGTGGCCTAGTCTTCCAGAGACTCCCACAGGGCTGGCAGACATCCCTTGTCTTGTCATCCCGCCAGCCCCAGCCAAGAAGACAGCTCTGCAGAGAAGCCCTGAAGCGCCCCCTGAGGCTTGCCTTGTACCTGTAGGTCCCAGCCCTGCTTCTCCTAGTCCTGAGCCACCTATAAGCAAACCTGTGGCCTCAGCTCCCACTGAGCAGGTGCCATCCCAGGAGATGCCACTGTTGGCGAGACCTTCGCCTCCTGTGCAATCTGTGTCCCCTGTTGTGCCCATGCCTCCTGCAGTGCCTCCTGCTCTGCCTTTCCCTGCAGGTGGGCTAGGCATGCCCCCCAGTCTGCCCCCGCCTCCCTTGCAGCCTCCTAGTCTTCCAGTGTCTATGGGGCCAGTGCTACCTGATCCGTTTACTCACTATGCCCCTGTCCCACCCTGGCCTTGTTATCCTCCCGTGTCCCCTTCTGGCTATCCTTGCCTGCCCCCCCCACCAACAGTGCCCCTAGTGTCTGGTACTCCTAGCGCTTACGCTGTACCTCCCACTTGCAATGTGCCTTGGGCAccccctcctgccccagtctcacCGTATAGTTCCACCTGTACCTATGGGCCCTTGGGATGGGGCCCAGGGCCTCAACATGCTCCATTCTGGTCCGCTGTTCCCCCACCTCCTTTGCCTCCAGCCTCTGTTGGGAGAACTGTTCCCCAACCTAAGATGACATCCAGGGGCACTCCCCCTGGCCCTCCTGAAAATGTACTTCCCGTGTCAATGGCTCCTTCCCTCAGTCTTGGGCCACCTGGCCGTGGAGCTCCACAGATAGAGCCTACCAAGGTGGAGGTCAAGCCAGTGCCTGCATCTCCCAATCCGAAACACAAGGTGTCTGCCCTGGTGCAAAGCCCCCAGATGAAGGCTCCACTGTGTGTGTCTGCTGAAGGTGTGACTGTTGAGGAGCCTGCATCAGAGAGGCTAAAGCCTGAGATCCAGGAGACCAGGCCCAGGGAGAAGCCCCCCTTGCCTGCTACCAAGGCTGTTCCCACACCAAGGCAGAGCACTGTCCCAAAGTTGCCTGCTGTCCACCCAGCCCGTCTAAGGAAGCTGTCCTTCCTGCCTACCCCACGTAGTCAGGGTTCTGAAGATGTGGTACAGGCTTTCATCAGTGAGATTGGTGAGTGTCCCATAGTTCCCCCACATAATCCCCCAGTTGGCTGGGGAGTCTTCTCTGTGGAATAGGATAAGCCACCCTGATGAGGCTGGCCTTTGTTGGAGTTCTTTGGAggagtttgtttttgtctttaagagatgaggtctcactgttacccaggctggaattgaactcctgggctcaagtggtcctctcacctcagccttcgaagtagctgggatttataggcacagctgtgtgccactgtgcctggttgtaGAGGGTTCTTCAGAGGCAGAGTTCTGGGTTGGTTTGAATCCTTGATGCTTTGTGCTGCTACCCTGGTTCACTTAGTACAGAGGGCAGGGGGAGTGGAAAGGGAGAAGTGAGGTGATTTGGGGGCTTCCTGGGACCTGTGTACTTAGTTGATAGGAGTTTGCTTTCAATCCTGTATTGTGTGCCTCCACAGGAATTGAGGCATCGGACCTATCCAGTCTGCTGGAGCAGTTTGAGAAATCAGAAGGTGAGGGAACATGGGTAGTTTTcgctccaaattttttttttgttgatacTTCTTTTGGGCCTAGCCCTGTAGTTGCTTCAGCTAGGGGGAGGGGGGATAGCCTTAGCCACTAGAACAGCCCCCTAATTGGAAGAGGGAGACAAGATTGACCTGTGATGGCAATCCAAGCCAGGGACACCAGTGATAAGGAAGGTATTACAAAAGAGTAGACTGGGAATCCAAGCAGGGTGGGGTTGTTTAGGGACATTTTTCTAGAGGGAAGTAGCTTTCAGGCTGTGCATTGAAAGACAGGTAGGAATTCATAGAATATGTGTGCTAACAAAAGGCAGAGGGCAGATATAGGAAGAGTGGCATCTGGTGCATTTGGAAGGCAATGAATAGAGATCCAGTCTTTGGCTTTCTCAGTATAAGGCATGGATGTAGGTGCTATGGAGGACACTGTAACCTGTTCTCAAGGAGCTTATGGTTTAAATGGGGAGCAGAATCTACAGAAATGACTCCTGAGTTGGTAACAGGTATCTATAGTACAAGGCAAAACAGAAAATGTGATTTGTAGAATGAGTAGGCTGTGAGGCTAGGAAGCTAGTTAGGCAGATCATAGCTCACCTTGAACACTAGGCTTATACATTCGGACTTTATCTCAGATTCAGTGGAGGAATGTGGGTGTTTCTGAGCAGAAAAGAGACATGAATAAAAATAGTACTTGGGCACCCACTAGAGGAGACTGGATCTCTCTGGGGAGATCCCAACAGACTATGTAGGCAAAGTGCCTCCTTTGGGTCTCAAAGCAAGCCCTTCTGTGCCGTCTCagtctagaacaggcgtccccaaactttttacacagggggccagttcactgtccctcagacggttggagggccgccacatactgtgctcctctcactgaccaccaatgaaagaggtgccccttcctgaagtgtggcgggggggctggataaatggcctcagggggccgcatgcggcctgcgggccgtagtttggggacgcctggtctagaacATCTGGTTGGGCTTTTAACTGGTATGGTTTCTTTGCAGCCAAAAAGGAGTGTCCTCCCCCTGCTCCTGCTGACAGCTTGGCTGTAGGAAACTCAGGGTAAGTATGGAGACGTGAGCGAGGTACCCTACAGCTGTTGGTCAGCAGCCGGCTGGCACTCCAGGACCGTCAACTGGATGCCTCTTGCAGGGGTGCTGTAGTCAGCTCGAGTCTATCCCTGTTTCCTAACCCCCTACTCTGCCCGTCGCTGCTGGGCTGTGTCTTGGGTGGTAAGGTGAGGAGGGGGCATGTACACTGCCCTCCAGCGGATTCTAGTCAGGGGTTCCAAATGCCTGGAGGTGCCTTTTATCTCCTGGCAAGTCATGCCTTTGGGgatctctttccttcatttaatACACTTTAAGTTTGCTTAGTGCTGGTAATGGTGTAACTTAAAGTGGAGGAAGATGTTAAAGGCTAGGACTCATTTTTCATGTTCATGGTTTTCCATCCTGTTCTGCCAAGCATGTTCCCCTCCACATTGATTTCAGGTTGGTTTGAGCTGGGCAGGTGAGGCTCCTGATTTGAAGAAGGTGGGGGGTATTGAAGGTCATGGCCGGCCTGCCTCTTGGAATTGGGCAGGGCTGAGTTGAGACCCACTCTGTAGTTCAGTCAGTAAGCCCCTTTTGTGCAGGAGGAAGATG carries:
- the PPRC1 gene encoding peroxisome proliferator-activated receptor gamma coactivator-related protein 1 isoform X4 → MAARRGRRDGFAPPPSGGPGPDPGGGARGSGWGSRSQAPYGTLGAVSGGEQVLLHEEGGDSGFVSLSRLGPSLRDKDLEMEELMLQDETLLGTMQSYMDASLISLIEDFGSLGEVEMSLPDPPWDFSPPSFLETSSPKLPSWRPPRSRPRWGQSPPPQQRSDGEEEEEVASFSGQILAGELDNCVSSIPDFPMHLACPEEEDKATAAEMAVPAAGDESISSLSELVRAMHPYCLPSLTHLASLEDELQEQPDDLTLPEGCVVLEIVGQAATAGDDLEIPVVVRQVPPGPQPVLLDDSLEASSALQLLMPTLESETDAAVPSVALCSEKEGLSLNSEKKLDSACLLKPREMMEPVVPKKPQNPPANAAPGSQRARKGRKKKSKEQPAACVEGYARRLRSSSRGQSTVGTEVTSQADSLQKQPQEELERESRPLQGKGKPWAWARAWAAALEDPGPENLERSARQCSPAKEGPLDLHPRLADTIQANLVPTHLSLVDSAQASLVPVESVEAGPTAVGPVLSGSVPVDPGLGDVASTSSELVQPLPAEPVLINPGVADSAAVDPEVVPISDNLSPVDAVPSDPAPVDPVPKDPTPVDPVLVRSRPTDPRRGAVLSALGASAPQLLLESESLDPPKTIIPEVKEVGDSLKIESGTSATTHEARPRPLSLSEYRRRRQQRQAETEEKSPQPPTGKWPSLPETPTGLADIPCLVIPPAPAKKTALQRSPEAPPEACLVPVGPSPASPSPEPPISKPVASAPTEQVPSQEMPLLARPSPPVQSVSPVVPMPPAVPPALPFPAGGLGMPPSLPPPPLQPPSLPVSMGPVLPDPFTHYAPVPPWPCYPPVSPSGYPCLPPPPTVPLVSGTPSAYAVPPTCNVPWAPPPAPVSPYSSTCTYGPLGWGPGPQHAPFWSAVPPPPLPPASVGRTVPQPKMTSRGTPPGPPENVLPVSMAPSLSLGPPGRGAPQIEPTKVEVKPVPASPNPKHKVSALVQSPQMKAPLCVSAEGVTVEEPASERLKPEIQETRPREKPPLPATKAVPTPRQSTVPKLPAVHPARLRKLSFLPTPRSQGSEDVVQAFISEIGIEASDLSSLLEQFEKSEAKKECPPPAPADSLAVGNSGSVDIPQEKRPLDRLQAPELANVAGLTPPATPPHQLWKPLAAVSLLAKAKSPKSTAQEGTLKPEGVTEAKHPAAVRLQEGVHGPSRVHVGSGDHDYCVRSRTPPKKMPALVIPEVGSRWNVKRHQDITIKPVLSLGPAALPPPCIAASREPLDHRTSNEQADPSAPCLAPSSLLSPEASPCRNDMNTRTPLEPSAKQRSMRCYRKACRSVSPSSRGWQGRRGRSSRSVSSGSNRTSEASSSSSSSSSSSSRSRSRSLSPPHKRWRRSSCSSSGRSRRCSSSSSSSSSSSSSSSSSSSSRSRSRSPSPRRRSDRRRRYSSYRSHDHYQRQRVLQKERAIEERRVVFIGKIPGRMTRSELKQRFSVFGEIEECTIHFRVQGDNYGFVTYRYAEEAFAAIESGHKLRQADEQPFDLCFGGRRQFCKRSYSDLDSNREDFDPAPVKSKFDSLDFDTLLKQAQKNLRR